The following proteins are encoded in a genomic region of Mycolicibacterium confluentis:
- a CDS encoding NAD kinase: protein MTAERTVLMVVHTGRDEATEVARRVEKVLSDNGIGLRLLTAAAVDRGSLKLAPDDVRTLGVEINVIDPEEQGAHGCELVLVLGGDGTFLRAAELARDADIPVLGVNLGRIGFLAEAEADAIDSVLEHVVKRDYLVETRMTLDVAISVDGVVLSRGWALNEASLEKGPRLGVLGALVEIDGRPVSSFGCDGVLVSTPTGSTAYAFSSGGPVLWPDLEAILVVPNNAHALFARPMVTSPAAVIAVESDADSHDSLVFCDGRREMVLPAGGRMEVTRSAKPVKWIRLDSAPFTDRLVRKFRLPVTGWRGR, encoded by the coding sequence ATGACCGCCGAACGCACTGTGCTGATGGTTGTCCACACCGGCCGTGACGAGGCCACCGAGGTCGCACGTCGCGTGGAGAAGGTGTTGAGTGACAACGGAATCGGGCTTCGGCTGCTGACCGCTGCGGCGGTCGACCGCGGCTCGCTGAAGTTGGCGCCCGACGATGTGCGCACCCTGGGCGTCGAGATCAACGTCATCGACCCCGAGGAACAGGGCGCGCACGGCTGCGAACTCGTGCTGGTCCTCGGTGGCGACGGGACCTTCCTGCGGGCCGCGGAACTGGCCCGCGACGCCGACATCCCGGTGCTGGGGGTCAATCTCGGCCGCATCGGTTTCCTTGCCGAGGCGGAGGCCGACGCGATCGACAGCGTGCTGGAACACGTCGTCAAACGCGACTATCTGGTCGAGACCCGGATGACGCTCGACGTCGCGATCAGCGTCGACGGCGTGGTGCTCAGTCGTGGCTGGGCCCTCAACGAGGCCAGCCTGGAGAAGGGCCCGCGGTTGGGTGTGCTGGGCGCATTGGTCGAGATCGACGGTCGCCCGGTGTCGTCGTTCGGTTGTGACGGCGTGCTGGTGTCGACGCCGACGGGGTCGACGGCGTACGCGTTCTCATCCGGCGGTCCGGTGCTGTGGCCGGATCTGGAGGCCATCCTGGTGGTGCCGAACAACGCGCACGCACTGTTCGCGCGGCCCATGGTCACCAGTCCCGCGGCGGTGATCGCCGTGGAGAGCGACGCCGACAGCCATGACTCCCTGGTGTTCTGCGATGGCCGTCGCGAGATGGTGCTGCCAGCGGGCGGCCGGATGGAAGTCACCCGGTCGGCCAAACCAGTCAAGTGGATTCGTCTCGACAGCGCCCCGTTCACCGACCGCCTGGTGCGCAAGTTCCGGCTGCCGGTCACCGGGTGGCGCGGAAGGTAG
- a CDS encoding HAD-IIA family hydrolase has protein sequence MTTLAQLHDCLLLDLDGTVFRGHEPTEGAVGALADTSSRTLFVTNNASRRAEEVAGHLRDLGFTASAEDVVTSAQSAAHLLAQQLAPKSRVLVVGTDALAEEISTVGLTPVRLFADEPVAVVQGHSVETGWPQLAEAALAIRAGALWVAANVDKTLPSERGLLPGNGSMVAALRTATDAVPQVAGKPAPALMNDALSRGTFTTPLVVGDRLDTDIAGANAAGLPSLMVLTGVNTARDAVFAVPEQRPTHLSETLTGLHAPAGDLEVAENAAWRVTVSDGVATVTSAGAAVDDLAVVRAVARAVWDAQDGQVVSVRGDDDDAAAALARWALSD, from the coding sequence GTGACGACGCTGGCGCAACTTCACGACTGTCTGCTGCTCGACCTCGACGGCACGGTCTTCCGGGGGCACGAGCCCACAGAGGGCGCGGTCGGGGCCCTGGCGGACACGTCGTCTCGAACCCTGTTCGTCACCAACAACGCTTCGCGCCGCGCCGAGGAGGTCGCCGGCCACCTGCGGGACCTGGGCTTCACAGCCAGCGCCGAGGACGTCGTCACCAGCGCGCAGAGCGCGGCCCATCTGCTGGCGCAACAACTTGCGCCGAAAAGCCGGGTGCTGGTGGTGGGCACCGACGCGCTGGCCGAGGAGATCAGCACGGTCGGTCTGACCCCGGTGCGACTGTTCGCCGACGAACCCGTCGCCGTCGTGCAGGGGCATTCGGTCGAGACGGGCTGGCCACAGTTGGCCGAGGCCGCATTGGCCATTCGGGCCGGTGCGCTGTGGGTGGCCGCGAACGTCGACAAGACCCTGCCGTCCGAACGCGGCCTGCTGCCCGGTAACGGCTCGATGGTGGCGGCGCTGCGGACCGCGACCGACGCCGTCCCGCAGGTGGCGGGCAAGCCGGCACCCGCGCTCATGAACGACGCGCTGTCCCGCGGCACCTTCACGACCCCGTTGGTGGTCGGGGATCGGCTGGACACCGACATCGCCGGTGCCAACGCCGCCGGCCTGCCCAGCCTGATGGTGCTCACCGGCGTCAACACCGCTCGGGACGCGGTCTTCGCCGTTCCGGAGCAGCGTCCGACGCACCTCTCGGAGACGCTGACCGGCCTGCACGCACCCGCCGGCGACCTCGAGGTCGCGGAGAACGCCGCGTGGCGGGTCACGGTCTCCGACGGTGTCGCGACTGTCACCAGCGCCGGTGCAGCCGTCGACGACCTCGCGGTGGTGCGGGCCGTGGCCCGCGCGGTCTGGGACGCCCAGGACGGTCAGGTGGTCTCGGTCCGAGGCGACGACGACGACGCGGCGGCAGCACTGGCCCGGTGGGCCCTTTCTGACTGA
- the steA gene encoding putative cytokinetic ring protein SteA, whose product MRMAALLTRNGTSRPGVVGTARVDRDIDRLLRRIEPGDIVVIDVLDLDRVTADALVDAQIAGVVNASPSISGRYPNLGPEVLVNNGIVLIDETGPEVFKKVKDGAKVRLHNGGIYSGDRRLILGTERTDEEVIEKMHEAKSGLVSHLEAFAGNTIEFIRSESPLLIDGIGIPDIDVDLRRRHVVVVAEEPTAAEDLKSLKPFIKEYQPVLVGVGTGADVLRKAGYRPALIVGDPEQMSAEVLKSGAQVVLPADADGHARGLERIQDLGVGAMTFPAAGSAADLALLLADHHGAALIVTVGHTATIEEFFDRTRQQSNPSTFLTRLKVGEKLVDAKAVATLYRSRISGGAVALLVLAMLVAVIVALWVSRTDTVVIEWATHYWNRLTLLVHGWIT is encoded by the coding sequence ATGAGGATGGCAGCGCTTCTGACACGTAATGGCACCTCTCGGCCCGGCGTGGTCGGTACGGCACGGGTGGATCGAGACATCGACCGCCTGCTGCGCCGGATCGAGCCTGGCGACATCGTCGTCATCGACGTGTTGGACCTCGACCGCGTCACCGCCGATGCCCTGGTCGACGCGCAGATCGCGGGTGTCGTCAACGCCTCGCCGTCGATCTCCGGCCGCTATCCGAACCTGGGCCCCGAGGTTCTGGTCAACAACGGCATCGTGCTCATCGATGAGACCGGCCCCGAGGTGTTCAAGAAGGTCAAGGACGGGGCCAAGGTGCGCCTGCACAACGGCGGCATCTACTCCGGTGACCGGCGGCTCATCCTGGGCACCGAGCGCACCGACGAAGAGGTCATCGAGAAGATGCACGAGGCCAAGAGTGGCCTGGTCAGTCACCTCGAGGCGTTCGCGGGCAACACCATCGAATTCATCCGCAGTGAGAGCCCCCTGCTGATCGACGGCATCGGCATCCCCGACATCGACGTCGACCTGCGTCGCCGCCATGTCGTCGTGGTCGCCGAGGAGCCCACCGCGGCCGAGGACCTCAAGAGCCTCAAACCCTTCATCAAGGAGTACCAACCCGTTCTGGTCGGGGTCGGCACGGGCGCCGACGTCCTGCGCAAGGCCGGTTACCGACCCGCGCTGATCGTGGGCGACCCCGAGCAGATGAGCGCCGAGGTGCTCAAGTCCGGCGCCCAGGTCGTGCTGCCCGCCGACGCCGACGGGCATGCCCGCGGCCTGGAGCGCATCCAGGACCTCGGTGTCGGGGCCATGACCTTCCCGGCGGCTGGGTCGGCCGCGGATCTGGCCCTGCTGCTGGCCGATCACCACGGCGCGGCCCTGATCGTGACCGTGGGCCACACCGCCACGATCGAGGAGTTCTTCGACCGCACGCGGCAGCAGAGCAATCCCTCGACGTTCCTGACACGGCTCAAGGTGGGCGAGAAACTCGTCGACGCCAAGGCCGTCGCGACGCTGTACCGCAGTCGGATCTCCGGCGGGGCCGTCGCGCTGCTGGTGCTTGCGATGCTGGTCGCGGTGATCGTCGCGCTGTGGGTCTCGCGCACCGACACCGTTGTCATCGAGTGGGCGACGCACTACTGGAACCGCCTCACACTGCTGGTCCACGGCTGGATCACCTAG
- a CDS encoding TlyA family RNA methyltransferase: MARRTRVDAELVRRGLARSRQQAAELISAGRVSIDGLPAAKPATSISIDASLKVADDGERSWVSRGAHKLIGALDAFGIDVSGRRCLDAGASTGGFTEVLLDRGAREVVAVDVGYGQLAWSLRSDERVVVIERTNVRDLTPETISGPVDLVVADLSFISLATVLPALTACCGPDADIVPMVKPQFEVGKGLVGAGGVVHEPDLRADAVLRVAQRAAELNWHTMGAVASPLPGPSGNVEYFLWLRGHAEQALSDEDLEPAIRRAVDEGPR; this comes from the coding sequence ATGGCACGGCGTACGCGGGTGGACGCCGAGTTGGTCCGCCGTGGACTGGCGCGGTCGCGCCAGCAGGCGGCCGAACTCATCAGCGCGGGTCGGGTCAGTATCGACGGCCTGCCTGCCGCGAAACCGGCGACCTCCATCTCGATTGATGCCTCCCTCAAGGTCGCCGACGACGGCGAGCGGTCGTGGGTGTCGCGAGGCGCCCACAAACTGATCGGCGCCCTGGACGCCTTCGGGATCGACGTGTCGGGTCGGCGCTGCCTGGACGCCGGCGCCTCCACTGGTGGCTTCACCGAAGTGCTGTTGGATCGCGGCGCTCGCGAGGTCGTCGCGGTGGACGTCGGCTACGGCCAGTTGGCCTGGTCATTGCGCTCGGACGAGAGGGTCGTCGTCATCGAACGCACCAACGTCCGCGACCTGACACCCGAGACCATCTCCGGGCCCGTCGACCTGGTCGTGGCCGATCTGTCGTTCATCTCGCTGGCCACGGTATTGCCCGCGCTGACCGCGTGCTGCGGGCCCGACGCCGATATCGTTCCTATGGTGAAGCCGCAGTTCGAGGTCGGTAAGGGCCTGGTGGGCGCGGGAGGTGTGGTGCATGAACCGGACCTGCGCGCCGACGCGGTGCTGCGGGTCGCGCAGCGTGCCGCCGAATTGAACTGGCACACCATGGGTGCGGTCGCCAGTCCGCTGCCGGGTCCGTCGGGCAACGTGGAGTACTTCCTCTGGCTGCGCGGCCACGCCGAGCAGGCGCTGTCCGATGAGGATCTGGAACCGGCGATCCGACGCGCCGTCGACGAAGGGCCCCGATGA
- the recN gene encoding DNA repair protein RecN has translation MLSEIRIESLGAISAANAEFDRGLTVLTGETGTGKTMVVTGLHLLGGARADANRVRSGAQRAVVEGRFTTTDIDGDLVSQVDEILDASGAERDEDGSVIALRSVSREGPSRAYLGGRSVPAKSLSTFTTQLLTLHGQNDQLRLMRPDEQRAALDRFADVTDKLQRYRALRDEWLQARRDLVERTNSARELVQEADRLTFALEEINAVDPTPGEDEALVAEIRRLSELDALREAAASARMSLSGGDEADGATDTSSAAQALAQASAALEHTDDATLQGLGQQLAEALTVVADVSREVGAYLNDLPSDASTLEAKLARQAELRTLTRKYAADVDGVLAWAAQSRERLAQLDVSEEALAGLQKRVDELAARVAEAAGGLTRARTKAAKSLAKAVTAELGGLAMAQADFTIGVAPIPAAVDDSAPLTLPTGEVVHAGSAGVDAVEFGFTAHRGATVLPLAKSASGGELSRVMLALEVVLAASVEGTTMVFDEVDAGVGGRAAVQIGRRLARLARTHQVIVVTHLPQVAAYADTHLMVDAVGGNGSSRVRRLDDDERVAELARMLAGLGESDTGRAHARELLAAAQEDRVSAS, from the coding sequence GTGCTCTCCGAAATTCGCATTGAGTCTCTGGGCGCGATCAGTGCCGCCAACGCCGAGTTCGACCGTGGCTTGACCGTGCTGACCGGCGAGACCGGCACCGGCAAGACGATGGTGGTCACCGGCCTGCACCTGCTCGGCGGCGCCCGCGCGGACGCCAACCGGGTGCGCTCGGGTGCGCAGCGGGCCGTGGTGGAGGGTCGGTTCACCACGACCGACATCGACGGCGACCTGGTCTCGCAGGTCGACGAGATCCTGGACGCCTCGGGCGCCGAACGCGACGAGGACGGCAGCGTCATCGCGTTGCGCTCGGTCAGCCGCGAGGGCCCCTCGCGCGCCTACCTCGGTGGGCGCAGCGTGCCGGCGAAGTCGTTGAGCACCTTCACGACCCAGCTGCTGACGCTGCACGGCCAGAACGACCAGTTGCGGTTGATGCGCCCCGATGAGCAGCGCGCGGCGCTCGACCGGTTCGCTGATGTCACCGACAAGCTGCAGCGCTACCGCGCGCTGCGCGACGAGTGGCTGCAGGCGCGGCGTGATCTGGTCGAGCGCACCAACAGCGCCCGTGAACTCGTGCAGGAGGCGGACCGGCTGACGTTCGCGCTGGAGGAGATCAACGCGGTCGATCCCACTCCCGGCGAGGACGAGGCGCTGGTCGCCGAGATCCGGCGGCTCTCGGAGTTGGACGCCCTGCGGGAGGCCGCAGCGTCAGCACGGATGTCGCTCAGCGGTGGCGACGAGGCCGACGGGGCGACGGACACGTCGTCGGCCGCGCAGGCCCTGGCGCAGGCCTCGGCCGCGCTCGAGCACACCGACGACGCGACGCTGCAGGGCCTCGGTCAGCAGCTCGCCGAGGCGCTGACCGTCGTCGCCGACGTGTCCCGTGAAGTCGGCGCCTATCTCAACGACCTGCCCAGCGACGCCAGCACGCTCGAAGCCAAGCTCGCGCGCCAGGCCGAACTGCGGACCCTGACTCGCAAGTACGCCGCGGACGTCGACGGGGTTCTGGCCTGGGCCGCGCAGAGTCGCGAGCGGTTGGCCCAACTCGACGTGTCCGAGGAGGCGCTCGCGGGCCTGCAGAAGCGCGTCGACGAACTGGCGGCCCGGGTGGCCGAGGCCGCCGGGGGATTGACCCGGGCCCGCACCAAGGCCGCGAAGTCACTGGCGAAGGCCGTCACCGCGGAGTTGGGTGGCCTGGCGATGGCGCAGGCCGACTTCACGATCGGCGTCGCGCCGATCCCGGCGGCGGTCGACGACTCCGCGCCGTTGACGCTGCCGACGGGTGAGGTCGTGCATGCCGGGTCGGCCGGTGTCGACGCGGTCGAGTTCGGGTTCACCGCGCACCGCGGTGCGACGGTGCTGCCGCTGGCCAAGAGCGCCTCGGGCGGTGAACTGTCGCGCGTGATGCTCGCACTCGAGGTCGTGCTCGCGGCCTCGGTGGAGGGCACCACGATGGTGTTCGACGAGGTGGACGCCGGCGTGGGTGGCCGTGCCGCGGTGCAGATCGGGCGCAGGCTTGCGCGGTTGGCGCGCACGCATCAGGTGATCGTCGTGACGCACCTGCCGCAGGTCGCGGCCTACGCCGACACACACCTGATGGTCGACGCCGTCGGCGGGAACGGTTCGAGCAGGGTGCGTCGACTCGACGACGACGAACGGGTCGCCGAACTGGCACGCATGCTCGCCGGGTTGGGCGAGTCGGACACCGGACGAGCGCATGCGCGGGAGTTGCTGGCCGCTGCACAGGAAGATCGCGTTTCCGCTTCATAG